A window of Candidatus Hydrogenedentota bacterium contains these coding sequences:
- a CDS encoding alpha/beta fold hydrolase → MIFRRPRLFTSALALCLALSLAACGQRARLEDHDMVLNTSDGITLSAHIYRPVQANPPGLILVHRKGGRAALWEPLAVRAQQSGYLVVTFDLRGHGDSRDATGQPLNFKQFAPADWRKALFDLDAALQALVAAGADQENLFIAGEALGASLALDYASQNPALQGLVMLSPGLEIEGIAAEPLMEQRAQRPTLLVWAEGDAYAASSGTTLKAIAPGHIETHTYPGTAHGVDIFATSPQATGQIVVWLNQMLAGQATPATAAPN, encoded by the coding sequence ATGATTTTTCGTCGTCCTCGGCTGTTCACTTCGGCCCTCGCGCTGTGTCTGGCCTTGTCCCTCGCGGCCTGCGGCCAGCGCGCCCGACTCGAAGATCACGATATGGTGCTCAACACGTCCGACGGCATCACCCTCTCGGCACACATCTACCGTCCCGTACAGGCCAATCCGCCGGGTTTGATTCTCGTCCACCGCAAAGGGGGCCGCGCCGCGCTCTGGGAGCCCCTCGCGGTGCGCGCCCAGCAATCGGGCTATCTTGTCGTCACCTTCGATCTGCGGGGGCACGGCGACAGCCGCGATGCCACCGGCCAGCCACTGAATTTCAAGCAGTTTGCCCCGGCGGACTGGCGTAAGGCCCTCTTCGACCTGGATGCGGCCCTGCAGGCGCTGGTGGCCGCCGGTGCGGACCAGGAAAACCTTTTCATCGCCGGTGAGGCCCTCGGCGCAAGCCTGGCCCTCGACTATGCGTCGCAGAACCCGGCGCTGCAGGGCCTCGTCATGCTCTCGCCGGGACTCGAAATCGAGGGTATCGCCGCCGAACCCCTCATGGAGCAGCGTGCCCAGCGGCCGACGCTCCTGGTCTGGGCAGAGGGGGATGCCTACGCGGCCTCGTCCGGGACCACCTTGAAGGCCATCGCCCCGGGGCATATCGAAACCCATACCTACCCGGGCACGGCCCATGGCGTAGATATATTTGCCACATCTCCCCAGGCCACGGGACAGATCGTGGTCTGGCTGAACCAGATGCTGGCGGGCCAGGCCACCCCGGCGACCGCCGCCCCAAATTGA
- a CDS encoding SCP2 sterol-binding domain-containing protein: MSDVAAFFDQVPAKVNKEKIQGMNCVYQFNITGDGGGEWNIAIANGDAVVSAGAAEKPSITITMESGNFLNLLQGKLNGQMAFMTGKLKIQGDMALALKLQSVFNLG; encoded by the coding sequence ATGTCTGATGTAGCTGCATTCTTCGACCAGGTGCCGGCGAAAGTGAACAAAGAGAAGATTCAGGGCATGAACTGCGTCTATCAGTTCAACATCACGGGCGACGGTGGCGGTGAATGGAATATCGCCATCGCCAACGGCGACGCTGTGGTGAGCGCGGGCGCCGCGGAGAAGCCCAGCATCACGATCACCATGGAGTCGGGCAATTTCCTGAACCTGCTCCAGGGCAAGCTGAACGGACAGATGGCTTTCATGACCGGCAAGTTGAAGATTCAGGGCGACATGGCCCTGGCCCTGAAGCTCCAGAGTGTCTTCAATCTCGGGTAA
- a CDS encoding alkyl hydroperoxide reductase encodes MRRRVFVALLCWALVLSAGALAPGDAVGGMTFKDIRFLPRTLDDFGERAAFVFAFTATADPGRAALDTHLKSLHESWSDKGVEIAAVHPSPADTIPTIALHGIERELPFTLLGDPDGSAARALGVEKLGSFVILDGRDKRLRYRGDGAGVAAALDAVLAGERVPETERPVDGGAIPARAVPDPDAPVTYSEHIAPILNEHCVACHRPGQTAPFALQDYRHASARADMILEVVLEERMPPWYGARKHGPFVNERTVTEAEKTLLAQWIRGDKPEGDPALAPAPSVFPDSEWAIGEPDLVLTAKDVEQIPAEGFIPYRYVTLPYQFAADIWVQGLEILPGNSEVVHHANLIYTLPGQPYDEQNGFLTGKVPGGNPVDLAPGVGMMIPKGAVLTIQIHYVTTGKPETDQMRVGIRYADGIVAKRTFHQRIRPETIAIPPGEPFYRMSAEETIPHNATVIALFTHMHTRGRDMTFFADYPDGHSETLLTIPNYSFDWQLAYQYAPGTKRFPKGTKIRTVSHYDNSAFNPYNPDPTIEVPYGDQTIHEMNDGYVFYLDEEENLNLNIDGATGQVRESVAGK; translated from the coding sequence ATGCGTAGACGAGTATTCGTGGCCCTGCTTTGCTGGGCCTTGGTCCTGAGTGCCGGAGCGCTCGCGCCGGGCGATGCGGTCGGCGGCATGACGTTTAAAGACATTCGCTTTCTACCGAGGACGCTGGACGACTTTGGCGAACGAGCGGCCTTTGTATTCGCGTTCACCGCCACAGCCGATCCCGGTCGGGCGGCGCTGGATACACACCTGAAGTCGCTTCACGAATCCTGGAGCGATAAAGGCGTCGAGATCGCCGCTGTCCACCCGTCGCCCGCCGACACCATCCCCACCATCGCACTCCATGGCATCGAGCGGGAACTACCCTTTACCCTCCTGGGTGATCCCGACGGTAGCGCCGCGAGAGCGCTGGGCGTCGAAAAGCTGGGCTCCTTCGTCATTCTCGACGGCCGGGACAAGCGGCTGCGCTATCGCGGCGACGGGGCGGGCGTCGCGGCGGCGCTGGATGCCGTCCTCGCGGGCGAAAGGGTCCCGGAAACCGAGCGGCCCGTGGACGGCGGAGCGATCCCGGCCCGTGCCGTTCCCGATCCCGACGCGCCCGTCACCTACAGCGAGCACATTGCCCCGATCCTGAATGAGCATTGCGTGGCCTGCCACCGCCCGGGCCAGACCGCGCCCTTCGCCCTGCAGGACTATCGCCACGCGTCCGCGCGGGCGGACATGATCCTGGAGGTGGTCCTGGAGGAGCGCATGCCCCCGTGGTATGGCGCGCGGAAGCATGGGCCCTTCGTCAATGAACGTACCGTCACCGAAGCGGAGAAGACCCTCCTCGCCCAGTGGATCCGAGGAGATAAGCCCGAAGGGGATCCCGCACTCGCCCCCGCCCCTTCTGTGTTTCCCGATTCCGAATGGGCCATCGGCGAGCCCGATCTCGTTCTCACGGCGAAGGACGTGGAGCAGATTCCAGCCGAGGGCTTTATCCCCTATCGCTATGTGACACTCCCCTATCAGTTCGCCGCCGACATCTGGGTGCAGGGTCTGGAAATCCTTCCGGGCAATTCCGAGGTGGTGCACCACGCCAATTTAATCTACACCCTGCCCGGCCAGCCTTATGACGAGCAGAACGGTTTCCTGACCGGCAAAGTACCCGGCGGCAATCCCGTGGATCTTGCGCCGGGGGTCGGCATGATGATTCCGAAGGGGGCCGTGCTGACAATTCAGATCCACTACGTCACGACGGGCAAGCCCGAGACCGACCAGATGCGGGTCGGGATTCGTTATGCGGACGGGATCGTCGCCAAGCGCACCTTCCACCAGCGCATACGCCCGGAGACCATCGCTATTCCCCCGGGCGAGCCCTTCTACCGGATGAGTGCGGAGGAGACGATCCCCCACAACGCCACGGTGATAGCGCTCTTCACCCACATGCACACGCGAGGGCGGGACATGACCTTTTTCGCGGACTATCCCGACGGCCACAGCGAGACTTTGCTGACCATCCCCAACTACAGCTTCGACTGGCAGCTCGCCTATCAGTACGCCCCCGGCACGAAGCGTTTTCCCAAGGGCACGAAGATCCGGACGGTCTCTCACTACGATAACTCCGCCTTCAATCCCTACAACCCGGATCCCACGATTGAAGTGCCCTACGGGGATCAGACTATCCATGAGATGAATGACGGATACGTGTTTTATCTGGATGAGGAGGAGAATCTGAATTTGAACATCGATGGGGCGACGGGCCAGGTGAGGGAGAGCGTGGCGGGGAAATAG
- a CDS encoding tyrosine recombinase XerC: MSQIPILQFMNYLKIERNYSPHTLRAYMRDLDHFCAWMVLGPRAFDLPDDEILPQASLDVLQRADKQNIRSYLAHIQTRGNSPRTTARKLASLRAAYRYFVQSDYLKDNPAKAVSSPKLPRDLPDVLSIPEVTALLEAPDTSKPLGIRDRALMETLYSSGARASEARGVKLGDVDLIQSTMRVFGKRKKERIVHLGKFAREALKNYLGVRASIGEPKHDVLFVNARGGPLTTRSIQRVVEHYVRLVLPGRREVSPHTLRHTFATHMLDGGADLRTVQELLGHENLSSTQIYTHVSIERLRQVYEQAHPHA, from the coding sequence ATGTCGCAAATCCCCATACTCCAGTTCATGAACTACCTCAAGATCGAGCGGAACTATTCGCCCCACACCCTGCGGGCCTACATGCGCGATCTGGACCACTTCTGCGCCTGGATGGTGCTCGGGCCCAGGGCCTTTGACCTGCCGGACGACGAAATCCTGCCCCAGGCCTCCCTTGATGTGCTTCAGCGGGCCGACAAGCAGAACATCCGCTCTTACCTCGCCCATATCCAGACCCGGGGCAACTCCCCCCGGACCACGGCCCGGAAACTGGCCTCGCTCAGGGCCGCCTACCGCTATTTTGTCCAATCGGACTATTTAAAGGATAATCCCGCCAAGGCCGTTTCTTCGCCGAAGCTGCCCAGGGACCTGCCCGATGTACTCTCCATCCCCGAGGTAACGGCCCTGCTGGAGGCCCCGGACACCTCGAAACCGCTCGGCATCCGGGATCGCGCGTTGATGGAGACGCTCTACAGCAGCGGCGCCCGCGCCAGCGAGGCCCGGGGCGTAAAGCTGGGGGATGTAGACCTGATCCAGAGCACCATGCGGGTGTTCGGCAAGCGGAAGAAGGAGCGCATCGTCCATCTTGGCAAATTCGCCCGGGAAGCACTCAAGAACTATCTGGGGGTTCGTGCCTCCATCGGGGAACCGAAGCATGATGTCCTTTTTGTCAACGCCCGGGGCGGCCCGCTGACCACCCGAAGCATCCAGCGCGTTGTGGAGCACTACGTGCGCCTGGTACTGCCTGGCAGGCGGGAGGTCTCGCCCCACACCCTTCGCCACACCTTCGCCACCCACATGCTCGACGGCGGCGCGGACCTCCGCACGGTGCAGGAACTTCTCGGGCACGAAAATCTGTCATCCACGCAGATATATACCCACGTGAGCATCGAGCGCCTCAGGCAGGTCTATGAGCAGGCGCACCCGCATGCGTAG
- the topA gene encoding type I DNA topoisomerase: MKLVIVESPAKAKTIGKFLGKDHTVLASYGHVRDLPSNADEIPAEYKKKPWARMAVDVENDFAPIYVVQADSKKQIAELKKHLKEADEVVLATDEDREGEAISWHLLEILKPKVPVRRIVFHEITQEAIREAVANPRDVNQELVRAQEGRRILDRLFGYSLSPVLWKKVRTKLSAGRVQSVAVRLVVEREEERRAFHKANYWDIEAALKAEGIDFMATLVEVNGQRIASGKDFDETTGLLKSDKVLWLKEEEARSLSEGLKAHVPWTITSVQQKEAKLRPYPPFITSTLQQAASSVLGFSPRDTMRVAQRLYEGVDLGGGEREGLITYMRTDSVTLSNRALEEAEKVIKDKYGERYHHRRQFSTKSKMAQEAHEAIRPTHLSRTPEQAAKYISGDDLKLYRLIWNRTLASQMADAELLRTTIDFEANANGKKATLRSNGSVVTFPGFLKVADSGQQDSLLPALAEGDKAGPGQKVTIDDINALGHETKPPARYNEASLVRRLEEEGIGRPSTYAPTISIIQQRGYVEKQGKALVPTFVGIAVTFLLRDHFPEYVEIKFTARMENALDAIAEGQMDWVDFLRAFYNGHGDFGAGLAPTIESELDKIEFPNIPVGIAADGQPLVVRLGRAQPFIQKGEGGTGNTASIPSDVTYDELTVEQAEALLEARAKADEPLGQDPETGKNIYAILGPYGPYVQLGEQEEGSKVKPKRASLGKGITLENVTLDIALQYLSLPRTLGLHPESGKPIRSAIGRFGPYIVHDGDFRSLKNIDDVFHLPLEAALEMLAQPKRRGRQKTVLREVGLVPGTETKIEMFDGRYGPYVTDGTTNASLPKEADPQTFTLEQSIALLAAQAEKTPAKKKAAAKKKPAAKKKAAAKKPAAKKKAATKKPAARKKAASEG; the protein is encoded by the coding sequence TTGAAACTGGTAATTGTAGAGTCCCCGGCGAAGGCGAAGACCATCGGGAAGTTCCTGGGCAAGGACCACACGGTGCTGGCCAGCTACGGCCACGTCCGTGATCTCCCGAGCAACGCCGACGAGATTCCGGCTGAATATAAGAAGAAGCCCTGGGCGCGGATGGCGGTGGATGTGGAGAACGACTTCGCACCGATTTACGTGGTGCAGGCGGACAGCAAGAAGCAGATTGCGGAGCTGAAGAAGCACCTTAAGGAGGCCGACGAGGTTGTTCTCGCGACGGACGAAGACCGCGAAGGGGAAGCCATAAGCTGGCACTTGCTGGAGATTCTGAAGCCCAAAGTGCCGGTCAGGCGCATCGTATTCCACGAGATCACCCAGGAAGCCATCCGCGAGGCGGTTGCGAATCCCCGGGACGTGAATCAGGAGCTGGTGCGGGCCCAGGAAGGGCGCCGCATTCTGGACCGTCTTTTCGGTTATTCCCTCTCCCCCGTACTGTGGAAAAAGGTCCGTACCAAGCTGAGCGCGGGCCGCGTGCAGAGCGTGGCGGTGCGCCTGGTGGTGGAACGGGAGGAAGAGCGCCGGGCCTTCCACAAGGCGAACTATTGGGACATCGAGGCGGCCCTCAAAGCCGAAGGGATCGATTTCATGGCGACCCTGGTCGAGGTGAACGGCCAGCGCATCGCCTCGGGCAAGGATTTTGACGAGACCACCGGTCTGCTGAAGTCGGACAAGGTGCTGTGGCTGAAAGAGGAAGAGGCCCGTTCCCTGAGCGAGGGTCTGAAGGCCCACGTGCCGTGGACGATTACCTCGGTCCAGCAGAAAGAGGCCAAGCTCCGGCCCTATCCCCCGTTTATCACGTCCACGTTGCAACAGGCGGCCAGTTCGGTGCTGGGATTTTCCCCGCGAGACACCATGCGCGTGGCCCAGCGCCTCTATGAAGGCGTGGACCTGGGCGGTGGCGAGCGGGAAGGTCTGATTACCTACATGCGAACCGACTCGGTGACCCTGAGCAACCGGGCGCTGGAAGAAGCGGAAAAGGTGATTAAAGACAAGTACGGCGAGCGCTATCACCACCGCCGTCAGTTCTCCACCAAATCGAAGATGGCGCAGGAGGCCCACGAGGCCATCCGCCCGACGCACTTGAGCCGCACGCCGGAACAGGCCGCAAAGTACATCAGCGGCGACGACCTGAAACTGTATCGCCTGATTTGGAACCGCACCCTGGCCTCCCAGATGGCCGATGCGGAACTGCTGCGCACAACCATCGATTTCGAAGCCAACGCCAACGGAAAGAAGGCCACGTTGCGTTCCAACGGATCGGTGGTGACGTTCCCCGGATTTTTGAAGGTGGCGGACAGCGGCCAGCAGGATTCGCTCCTGCCCGCCCTGGCCGAGGGCGATAAAGCCGGCCCCGGCCAGAAGGTCACGATTGACGATATTAATGCCCTGGGCCATGAGACGAAGCCCCCTGCGCGCTACAACGAGGCCTCGCTCGTGCGACGACTGGAAGAAGAAGGCATTGGCCGGCCTTCGACCTATGCGCCAACAATCTCCATCATCCAGCAGCGCGGGTATGTGGAAAAGCAGGGTAAGGCGCTGGTCCCCACCTTCGTGGGCATCGCGGTGACCTTCCTCTTGCGCGACCACTTCCCGGAATATGTCGAGATTAAGTTTACGGCGCGGATGGAAAATGCGCTGGACGCGATTGCTGAAGGCCAGATGGACTGGGTGGATTTCCTCCGCGCCTTCTACAACGGTCACGGCGATTTCGGCGCCGGGCTCGCCCCCACGATTGAATCGGAGCTGGACAAGATCGAGTTCCCGAATATCCCGGTGGGGATTGCGGCGGACGGTCAGCCCCTGGTCGTACGCCTGGGACGCGCTCAGCCTTTCATCCAAAAGGGCGAGGGCGGTACGGGCAATACGGCCTCCATCCCTTCGGATGTGACCTACGATGAATTGACGGTGGAACAGGCGGAGGCCCTGCTGGAAGCCCGGGCCAAGGCGGATGAACCGCTGGGCCAGGATCCGGAAACCGGCAAGAACATCTATGCTATTCTGGGTCCGTACGGCCCCTATGTTCAGCTTGGCGAACAGGAGGAAGGCAGCAAAGTGAAGCCCAAGCGCGCCAGCCTGGGCAAGGGCATCACGCTGGAGAATGTCACGCTGGACATTGCTCTCCAGTATCTTTCCCTGCCGCGCACGCTGGGCCTGCACCCAGAATCGGGCAAACCCATTCGCTCGGCGATCGGTCGTTTCGGCCCCTACATCGTCCATGACGGCGATTTCCGGAGTCTCAAGAACATCGACGACGTGTTCCATCTTCCCCTGGAAGCCGCCCTGGAAATGCTGGCCCAGCCGAAGCGCCGGGGACGTCAGAAGACGGTGCTGCGGGAAGTGGGCTTGGTACCGGGCACCGAGACGAAGATCGAGATGTTCGACGGGCGCTATGGCCCCTACGTAACCGACGGCACCACAAACGCGTCGTTGCCGAAGGAGGCCGATCCGCAGACTTTCACGCTGGAGCAGTCCATCGCGCTACTGGCCGCGCAGGCGGAGAAGACGCCCGCGAAGAAAAAGGCGGCGGCCAAAAAGAAACCGGCCGCAAAGAAAAAGGCCGCCGCAAAGAAACCCGCGGCCAAGAAGAAAGCAGCGACGAAGAAGCCCGCCGCCAGGAAAAAGGCGGCAAGCGAGGGCTGA
- a CDS encoding ATP-binding protein produces MERLTAKNFLGIGQADLEVAKFTVIIGPQASGKSVLAKLIHFFRRSFVSSVLELALGSRGQVWVDGYWSEQFCSYFSPLSWGDGSFELNYAVGNFSARIRRNSGAKDIEVEFDGLDGAVEEVTSRIDDGARARQVHFALGGKYDQADSLFIPAGRSFLSILQQNAFKIFRENPRLDPTMWEFGAKFETYRQFYALDALESESDPHSVQLQVLFNLVLKGNYRRDNEQDWIDVGGRSVILSDASSGQQSVLPLLLALSSRDTRLRKLSVIIEEPEAHLFPDSQRNIIRLLSLLQRRYETRFLVTTHSPYILTALNNLIIAGDVLERLGESNAVDPDFQLRYEEVRAYTIQDGQLVSILDEESRLIGVNVIDGVSEVLSEEFDRLLRLKYSEVSA; encoded by the coding sequence ATGGAGCGACTGACAGCAAAGAATTTTCTTGGTATCGGCCAAGCCGATTTGGAGGTCGCCAAGTTTACCGTAATCATCGGGCCCCAGGCTTCCGGAAAGAGCGTGCTCGCGAAGCTGATACATTTTTTTCGCCGTAGTTTTGTGTCCAGCGTTTTAGAACTGGCGCTTGGGTCTCGTGGTCAAGTTTGGGTTGACGGGTACTGGTCAGAGCAGTTCTGTTCTTACTTCTCTCCGTTGTCGTGGGGCGACGGATCCTTTGAGCTCAACTATGCTGTCGGTAACTTCAGCGCCCGAATCCGTCGGAACTCAGGAGCAAAAGATATCGAAGTGGAATTCGACGGATTGGATGGAGCGGTCGAGGAAGTCACTTCGAGGATCGATGATGGAGCGAGGGCACGACAGGTGCACTTTGCCCTGGGCGGAAAATATGACCAGGCCGACTCCCTGTTTATCCCCGCTGGTCGATCGTTCCTGTCGATCCTTCAGCAGAACGCGTTCAAAATCTTTCGCGAGAATCCAAGACTCGATCCGACCATGTGGGAATTTGGTGCCAAGTTCGAAACCTACAGGCAGTTTTACGCCCTGGACGCGTTGGAGAGTGAAAGCGACCCTCATAGCGTTCAGTTGCAGGTACTGTTCAATCTTGTTCTCAAGGGAAATTATCGACGCGACAACGAGCAGGACTGGATCGATGTCGGAGGGCGCTCCGTCATTTTGTCCGATGCTTCATCGGGACAGCAATCGGTATTGCCACTGCTCTTGGCATTGTCGTCGCGTGATACAAGATTACGCAAATTATCAGTCATCATCGAGGAACCGGAAGCACACTTGTTTCCCGATTCGCAGCGGAATATTATCCGATTGCTGTCCCTGTTACAGCGTCGCTACGAGACGAGATTTCTCGTCACGACCCACAGCCCATACATCCTGACCGCGTTGAACAACCTGATTATCGCGGGTGACGTCCTGGAAAGGCTCGGAGAAAGCAATGCGGTGGACCCGGATTTCCAGCTTCGCTACGAGGAGGTAAGGGCTTACACCATTCAGGATGGCCAATTGGTTAGTATTCTGGACGAGGAGAGCCGCCTGATTGGTGTGAACGTGATTGACGGAGTATCGGAAGTCCTGTCCGAGGAATTCGACCGGCTGCTTCGGCTTAAGTATTCGGAAGTCAGCGCGTGA
- a CDS encoding DUF494 family protein, giving the protein MKQALSELISVILQRLEEHPEAAPSESGMRKWLAGQGYAKRDIDAAMRLVGAELSAEQAEGRRNTGTVRHLSAIESHKLSREARDALARLELYELIDPYEREMIFERVVQTEGIVTLDELEYLLSWILMGTRDVESQQTIFQVFEGGTGPLH; this is encoded by the coding sequence ATGAAACAAGCGCTCTCGGAGTTGATCAGCGTTATTCTACAACGGCTGGAAGAGCATCCAGAAGCCGCCCCGTCCGAATCCGGGATGCGTAAGTGGCTGGCGGGGCAGGGTTACGCCAAGCGCGATATTGATGCCGCCATGCGCCTGGTCGGGGCCGAATTGTCCGCCGAGCAGGCCGAAGGCCGCCGAAACACCGGTACCGTTCGCCATCTCTCCGCCATCGAAAGCCACAAACTTTCTCGCGAGGCCCGCGACGCCCTGGCCCGTTTGGAGCTCTACGAACTGATTGATCCCTACGAGCGGGAAATGATTTTCGAGCGCGTCGTGCAGACGGAGGGTATCGTCACCCTGGACGAACTGGAGTACCTGCTGAGCTGGATTCTCATGGGAACGCGCGACGTGGAGTCGCAGCAGACGATCTTTCAGGTCTTCGAAGGCGGCACCGGCCCCCTGCACTGA